The Musa acuminata AAA Group cultivar baxijiao chromosome BXJ1-8, Cavendish_Baxijiao_AAA, whole genome shotgun sequence genomic sequence tcttaataataaataaatattaaataaatctttacttgactctaactgaactcaataaacaactgaattaaacagactcaataaatattattcaaaagctcggaAAAAGGATCCTAATAGGTATCTGAAATGGGAAACTTTGGTTGACACATCTATCAAGGAGAAAAAAATTCTTATATCAGCAAAAAATGAAGTTGTAATGACTATATAAGTATTCATAAAGGAGTGATTTTTCTGATTCAGATGGAAGCAACCTAGTCATGGAACAAATGAGCTGCCAAATATAGACTTACATCATTTACTAGGATCCAGTAATTGCCTGATTGTTTGAATATAGGATAGTGTGTTAGTTAATGAGGTTGTTTTGATACCATTGCCACATTGTCATATAGGTGAAAATGGGAGCCATTCATGTACATAATTGTTTATGGTGTCTCTTGGATTTACCTTGTAATATTTGAAGATTCCCCTTCATGGtcattcatgattatattttcatTGTTTGGCTTCAAAATGGTTCAGTGTGCTATAACGTGCTCTGCTTTTAAATCTACGTGAACTGTAAGATGCTTATCGTGTGATGGTTGATAAGCAGTTAGGAGAAGAAATTGAATTTTTTGGTATATAGTTTCTGTTTACATTTTATATATTGACATCTGTGTAGGAGGCACTTCTATGAATGGTTTAGAACCAAGATATAGTTTGAAGTACAGTCATCTGTGCACAAAGCCTCAAAACTATTGTAAGCACTTACTATTTGTCATATAACAgctcttattattattttctaactGCAGAGATAGGGACCGATATGTACAAGGGGACTACCGTTTCAGAAATGGTTACTGCAAGAACAACCCTAGGAAAATGGTAAAGACTTGGGCAGAAAAAGAAATGAGAAACCTCATGCGGTAAGAGCCTTCCTATGACTGTTGATATGTATTATTCTATTTAGATAAATTGTGCACTCTCTTAaccatatatataaaaaaataaattaattaaattaatgaTGTCAAAGTAACAAAGCAAAATCATGTGGATATTCCCTTGTTACTTTGTGTGTGGCATGCTGCATTGCGTCATATTCTAAATAAGAAAGAACTAGACAAGATGCATAACATGAAGCGGAGGAAATCTAAAGATAGCtgtgtgatatttttttttgcaGAAATTCATTAATTAGATTTAGATCCTAGTTATGTAATAATTTTTTCTGGACAGGCAACTCTATAGCTGTTTTATTTATGAATGCTCCTCTGTCCTTGTAGAGTAAAAGCTGCAGGAATTCGATGCCCGACACCATTGCTCTTGAGGCTTCATGTTCTGGTCATGGAATTCATAGGTGTTTATATTTTcttctgattttttttcttctaaagttGCAGTTGTCAGAatgtcaaatctcttcttttattattattttagtgcTGCTATTATGATATCCCATTTGCTTTTcatattgatttattattttttagtttgtTAAATATCACAAACATCATGAATAATTGTAATTAATCCTAATTTGTAATGCAGGAAAAGCAGGCTGGGCTGCACCTCGCCTTAAGGATGCTGCATTGTCTGAAGATAAGTTGCACGAATGCTATGTGGAGGTATCTGTTATAATCTGATGTTTCTGTATTATACTTATCAATTGCTTCACAACATAGAGTGTATTATGGTCTAGCTGTTGCTACTAAATGCCACTTACAACTTTTTAAACAAGCTAACAGTGGTTTTAGAGAAGCAACAAACTTAGTTGTTTACATGGTTCTTATATTTGATCTGCAATGTTACTTCTTAAATTCATGGAATATAGATGTGCTTTTGATGATTGTGCTGATCATCAAATTTAATATTTCCTAATCTAAAAGAAGCTGCAGGCTAGCAGTTGTGAACATAATTATCACCACTCATTTTTCAGATTATTACAACAATGCGAACATTGTACCAGAAGTGTAAATTGGTACATGGAGACTTAAGTGAATACAACATACTTTATTTTGAGGTAAGTAGTTTCTGTTCCATTAAACCATTCTCATTACCATCCTAAATTAGTAGTAAACCAAGAATATTCATATTTTCCTTCTTCTCATTTTGTAGGGTCACTTGTACATAATTGATGTTTCCCAATCAGTAGACCTTGATCACCCCTGTGCTCTGGAATTCCTGAAAGAAGATTGTGTTCATGTTTCAGTTAGTAATATGCTTTGATGAGTTGCCAAGCCCCTTTTGTGCCTGTCTGATATTTTAGAATTGTGCTTTTATTCGTGTTGGTTGCAGGATTTTTTCAGAAAAAATGGAGTGTCCGTAATGTCTGTCAAGGAATTACTTGACTTTGTCATTGATGCATCTATTGCTGATGAAGATGTGGATGATTATCTAGAAAAGGTCCTTCTATGCCCTATATAGTTAATCTTTCAAAAATTGCCGAATCAGTGCCTTATCATCATCATGTTTGTGGAATAATTTCAGATTCAGCAAATGGTTTTAGGAGGAGAGACAGTTAACCAAGATGAAATTGCACCTACTGTGTTTGTGCAGGTATCTTatcatcctttcttttttttccgaTGCTGGTATTTTATGAGATCATGCAAAGCATGGCATTAACCAAGCAAGTTCTTGGTACTGATATTTATAATTGCTGCTTAGATATCCCTTTGGCCTAGATTAGTCAGAGGCCCAAATAATCGAATCACCTTTGGCCTGTGGGATAACTTAATTTAGGTGCAAATATATGGCTCTTCCTATTTCAACATAATTTCAGTAGTAGGattcatgatgatttttgtaactCTGCTGACTTGTCATTACTTTCTTGTGGGTCTTTATTACTCGAGATATTCGACACTAAGACTATCTTCACTTCCTGTTGCCTGTTATTCGCATGTTTCACTATTTCAAGACCGTTGACTATGTTAAAAAGTGTGAGGAGGATCTAGTTCAGATGGCTATGCTCCAACGGCCGTCGTTGGCATATCAGCTGAAAGCAGAAGAGATTTATGATCAACCTTTGCTAGGATTTGTACATACTAGAAATGAATGTAACCAACAACATCAACAAATCTCAGATAGAGCAAATGGTCCCTCAAATTTGTTAGAGGATAAGCAGACAGAACGACCTATGCAAGACACTGTTGAAGTCGGAACCGAAGATGAATCGACGTCTGAAGAAGATACCGATGGGGATGGTTCGTCGTTTGAGAGCGAGAGCGAGCACGAGATGGGCCCGGAGGAGAAAAGAGCTGCTCGGAAAGAACACAAGAAGAAAgtgaaagaagagaagagagaacaAAGGAAGAATAAAAAGTTTTCCAAGGCTGAGAAGAAGCGGCGAAAGAAATTGGCTAAAGCCAAGTGTCGAAGGTAACTTCTAAAGACAAGTATAACACCATGCAGCGATCATTCCTCCATGTTTTTTGGTAAGAGCTTGTGTTCCATGTGGTGTTATGCTGAGCTGtttattttttttccctctttggtAGAGCATGGTTGTATAATTCATGACTTCATTGTTTAACGGCCATACACTCCAAACAGGAGAGTAGCCTTGAAGTTTACTATCTAATTGTGTTATCTTAGAATGTAACAACACGTCTGCCGGTTGAATTGATGGCTCATATACAGTTCTGGGTCAGCAGGTTAAAGTTAGTCCACTTGAATGGTTTGCTTAGGCTTGCATAACAATGGGAACCACTtcactcccttttttttttttttttctgtgcacTCATTTATTCAATTTCAAATCTTGATTTGGGAACAAGTTTAAATATCCAGACAAGTTCAATCATAATCGATGTTGGgaactctttttttttaaattaatcttgattattttgatattgtattaaatctcatatttcgataataaaatcaattgataaatttatgaGACTAATATgttttttgagataagtgatgtagaaaAATATTTCGATTGATACTAAAAGGCCAATTGTTAAGCAAGAGAGTCGAATGTTATGTCAAGAATTTATTAGATTGAAAATTAGATGTCGACTTGAAAGATTGATCAATGTGTCAAAGATCGAAGTTCGTGCTAAAGTTTTAGGTATTGTATCAGAAGGATCATATATTATGTCGAAAGATTGAATGTTGTGGAAAAGTCAGACATACAAATGAAATGAACGATGTACCGAAGGAACGAAgtgttagaagattgaatgttGTGGAAAAGTCAGACATACAAATGATGTACCGAAGGAACGAAgtgttagaagattgaatgttGTGGAAAAGTCAGACATACAAATGAAATGAACGATGTACCGAACaaagtgttagaagattgaatgttGTTGAAAAGTCAGACATACAAATGAAATGAACGATGTACCGAAGGaacaaagtgttagaagatcaaaCGATGTGAAACATATGACAAATGAGTGATTGATTTATCAAGGTCTTGATCGAGATCATTTTGAACCAATTAGAATTAAGCCAAAACACATAAAACGAGCTTATTAAAAGATCAAACCAGCAGCCTAAACTAAGCCTAGAACGTGGATATCACCTAAGGACGAAATCCTAACCGTGTTGCTTTTTAGATCTTTTTGGGAAGACTCCGAAGGAGTGGCTTGGAAGGTGAAAGATCATGAAAAGCGCTTATGGAGGATGTCAGAGGAACCGAGCCTTCAACATCCATTCATAAGTGAGAGGATGAAGGTTATGGTAAATGGTAGGGCGAATGAGAAAAGGGAGAATTAATTAGGTTAAGCGTTGGACAGTTTATCGGTGTTTATCCTTAGGAAAATGCATTGTTAATGTGCCTTTCGATGTAGATTTGAAAGGCCTTTCAATGGTAAATCGAGTTTTTAATTACCATAGTTAAAGTAATCCTACTTTTAGGTTTCAAGAGATAGAATCTTACCAAAAAACATTTATCATCTAAACTTTGATCTCATTGAGTTTTATGTCTTCCATGTTGAGATCTCAAGTTACGAGACAAATACTTTCTAATTTTTTCTTCAAAGGCAACATTCAATTGACGAAGTAAACGCATCCACGAGAGGGGAAGTCTAGATGTAGGGTTCTCAGATGGGgcagagaaggaagaaggatatgATGATCAATTTGGTAGGAACAATGAAATGCTTCGAAATCGGttgggaaggaagaagaaggtggAAGTAGTAGTAGGTTAGAGGTATGTCAGACAAAGTaaactctctttttctttttaattgctAAAGCATGAATGCATGTTATCAAAGAAACGAATAATATCAAGTTCGATCACTTAATGAATAATAGTCTTAAATTTAGACAACAAAATATCCATATTCCAAATCAACATTTATTACAATCAATTGACAACTAACATAAAACTATATCAATAATGATCTTAATCAAATTTCAATGATgatgataaacaaaaaaatttcatataataaaaattaaatattcaagACCTACAATTTTATTGTTGTTATTGCAATATTTTAATCGATCTTTATTCATCCGATCAATGGTTATCCAGCCAAAATGATTGGGGTACAAATTACCCTTTTTTAAGACTGAATaagaggaaggaaaaaaaaaaaaaaaaaagaataccaCAGAGTGGGTTGGAAACACCGCACTAACGACCAGAATATTTTGGAAGCATTTATCAACTTAGGGTAAGCAATAGTTGTTCATGGCCACTACTGTTTCACCAGCATTGTCAGTCTGCTGTATTGAGATTACTCAGAAATGCCAAACTTCGGCATATTGCAAATAGAAACCTCTCTTCATCAATATGAAAAAAACAAGACAAATGAGCCTACTAAAGCAAATGATGAATTGGACTTGAGATGATTTTTGCCACAAGGGAGCAGCAAACTAGAAAGCTGCACCCATTAGTATTCTCCAACAATCACATTAACACTGCCTTCATGTTCACTTCATGATCAATTAGTATGGTAGAATCTTCCCCTTGCAGATGAATAAAAACATCTGACATCTTTACCTTGGAGGCGGGGGAGGACCATGTGATTTGGCCAATCCAACCCATACGACGATACCAACCGCAAGAATTACCCAGCCAAGTATGTCGTACTTAAGGTcactgctcttcttcttcttgggcgCCTGAGATTTAACAGCAAGAATCAGAAACTGCAAGCCTTGATATCAAAGTAGGGGCTCCGTAAATGAAAGTTTAGAACAATTTGTCGAGGAACTTATTTCTGGCGTACATCATAACACAGAAACACACTCATCAACCCCAAAGCAAAATTCAAACAAGGTTGTTCTTACTAAACTTTCATGAGTGTGTTGTTTGAGAGGACTAGAAACTGGAGCTAATCTCACAAAACTTGAGCAATccgtttgaaaaaaaaattagaagggGATAGAAGATTCATTTATACTAACTCAATTCAACATAAAAGGACCCCTATCAACTCATTTATACTAGCAAATagaatttttctataaaaaaaataaaacagagATTATGTTGAAGTCATAACATGCTGTCCAAATCTGGTCCTGGTTAACTGAATAGAGACCGAATATGATCAAAAATTATTTCCTAATATCCTGATAaaaacaactctctctctctctctctctctctctctctctctctctctctctctctctatatatatatatatatatatatatatatatatatatatatatatatatatatatgacctatAGCTAATATCATATGCCCCTAACTTCTAAATATTTGACAATATCCAATTGTTTAATTAAATATTGCCcagttttctttatttcttttatcAGCATAGAAATGGCTCTATTAATCCAATCATGATTGCAAAGACACATAACATAAGAAAGCAACATCTACTCCCCACTTTGTCATTCGATTAAGCTTCGAACTCACTCATGATACTACATTAGTTTTGACGCATGTTTTGCAGTGTTAATGTACAAAATTGA encodes the following:
- the LOC135680484 gene encoding uncharacterized protein LOC135680484, producing MEGLVVAEFVMEDREEEVPRVAEEQSEDEEDSWSSESEVGEALDWLDLRDGPDGEGASASFSLASSHRPNAHGGLLSRPLQPLSNRNQKYSTHIRANPLEEWEGRTDVGMSNSVTTAIRDSVRDMAIGRTKNTEKADRATVEQAIDPRTRMVLFKMLNRGVFHDINGCISTGKEANVYHATKADGQELAVKVYKTSVLVFKDRDRYVQGDYRFRNGYCKNNPRKMVKTWAEKEMRNLMRVKAAGIRCPTPLLLRLHVLVMEFIGKAGWAAPRLKDAALSEDKLHECYVEIITTMRTLYQKCKLVHGDLSEYNILYFEGHLYIIDVSQSVDLDHPCALEFLKEDCVHVSDFFRKNGVSVMSVKELLDFVIDASIADEDVDDYLEKIQQMVLGGETVNQDEIAPTVFVQTVDYVKKCEEDLVQMAMLQRPSLAYQLKAEEIYDQPLLGFVHTRNECNQQHQQISDRANGPSNLLEDKQTERPMQDTVEVGTEDESTSEEDTDGDGSSFESESEHEMGPEEKRAARKEHKKKVKEEKREQRKNKKFSKAEKKRRKKLAKAKCRR